A single genomic interval of Hemibagrus wyckioides isolate EC202008001 linkage group LG13, SWU_Hwy_1.0, whole genome shotgun sequence harbors:
- the LOC131363292 gene encoding disintegrin and metalloproteinase domain-containing protein 9-like produces MEGEESRKTRRNCRGHFSTVLLLILIHADGIISSDLFREQTSNLKNFQIVIPQLVHKRWQRYDKSTQPHKQRADSESLTYSIEIDNTVHLLHLTKNKDFLSPDFTVVSHDVHRNSVKSHKEKPVLCHYYGRVSGYEESLVALSTCDGLRGVIFLGNKSYALEPAVHSSNNEHILFPLESSQSEPFVCGVDSEHDRDHDSSRDHATSMGMFLRKKRNLPQTRYVELVLVVDNLRFKLKKSNRVAVKDEVVQLANLLDTYFKQLNINIVLVRLEIFEKGNPFNVEGNARDVLKRFVDWRKKNLMSRVRNDMSQLILGRTGAYNGGILGMAYVGTVCSAGNGGGISVFSDDNFQFYSTVLAHEMGHNLGMNHDTSSCQCGASRCIMSAGASETRLFSSCSGTDFENLVLRGGGVCLLNQPFPNSTISVPKCGNQILEGDEECDCGPPETCSNKCCDAATCTFTKGSVCAAGACCKDCQLLVSGTPCRESVNQCDLPEYCTGQSSFCPPNSYLMDGLTCEGGTAYCYEGRCQTLDYQCKQLFGQSAVKSNDKCFSHVNTQGTKFGNCGYSGSKITACSVANSMCGKIQCTNFESNYPLPGAVISVENIESGISCSNVDFNLGPDVLDPGYVKTGTVCAAGKVCMNFQCVNSSVMTQGQKCKASRDCNGNGVCNDKGHCHCNYNWAPPYCDKRGMGGSVDSGPAQIDYSLRNGLLIFFLLVLPILLVSGLLNFFRRDLPKRCFRARRSRCQRTNEANTQRNNQPNGIVPAHPPPPIQYPQNLFAITIEAQASSNNQGVVQPTVWTTQLPRN; encoded by the exons ATGGAGGGAGAAGAAAGCAGGAAAACCAGACGGAATTGCAGAGGACACTTTTCCACAGTTCTCCTCCTCATTTTAATCCACGCAGACGGAATCATCAGCTCAG ATCTGTTCCGTGAACAAACGTCAAACCTGAAGAATTTCCAGATTGTCATACCTCAGCTTGTGCACAAACGATGGCAGAGATATGATAAGAGCACGCAACCACACAAACAG AGAGCAGATTCGGAGAGTCTGACCTACTCGATTGAGATAGATAACACTGTTCACCTCTTACATCTAACCAAAAACAA agACTTTTTATCTCCTGATTTCACGGTGGTCTCTCACGACGTGCATCGTAACTCAGTGAAAAGCCACAAAGAGAAACCT GTGTTGTGTCATTACTATGGCCGAGTCTCGGGTTATGAGGAATCTCTGGTGGCTTTGAGCACCTGTGATGGACTCAG GGGCGTCATTTTCTTGGGGAACAAGAGTTACGCCCTGGAACCTGCTGTACACTCCTCAAACAACGAGCACATCCTATTCCCCCTGGAGAGCAGTCAGTCGGAGCCGTTCGTGTGCGGAGTGGACAGCGAGCATGATCGTGACCATGACAGCTCCCGTGACCATGCCACGTCTATGGGCATGTTTTTACGG AAAAAACGCAACCTTCCTCAGACCAGATACGTGGAGCTAGTGTTAGTCGTGGACAATCTGAGG TTTAAATTGAAGAAGAGCAACCGTGTGGCCGTGAAGGACGAAGTGGTGCAGCTGGCCAATTTGCTGGACACG TACTTCAAGCAGCTGAATATTAACATCGTCCTGGTGAGGCTGGAGATTTTCGAGAAAGGCAACCCGTTTAACGTTGAAGGAAACGCCAGAGATGTTTTAAAACGTTTTGTTGACTGGAGGAAAAAGAATCTGATGTCACGTGTCCGGAACGACATGAGCCAGCTTATCCT GGGTCGTACAGGAGCATACAACGGAGGGATCCTTGGCATGGCCTATGTGGGCACTGTTTGCTCAGCAGGCAACGGAGGTGGAATTAGTGTG TTCAGTGACGATAACTTCCAGTTTTATTCCACGGTCCTGGCTCACGAGATGGGACACAACCTGGGGATGAACCACGACACCTCGTCCTGCCAATGTGGAGCAAGCAGATGCATCATGAGCGCCGGCGCCAG tgaaaCAAGGTTGTTTAGCTCGTGCAGCGGTACAGATTTTGAGAACCTGGTCCTGCGTGGAGGAGGTGTATGTCTGCTGAATCAGCCGTTTCCGAACAGCACCATCTCCGTACCTAAGTGCGGTAACCAGATCCTGGAGGGAGACGAGGAGTGCGACTGCGGACCCCCAGAG accTGCAGTAATAAatgctgtgatgcagcaacatgCACTTTCACAAAGGGTTCAgtctgtgctgctggagcctgCTGCAAAGACtgtcag CTGCTGGTGTCTGGAACGCCCTGCAGAGAGTCAGTGAACCAGTGCGACCTGCCCGAGTACTGCACCGGCCAGTCCAGTTTCTGCCCTCCAAACTCATACCTAATGGACGGTCTGACCTGCGAGGGCGGCACCGCATACTGCTATGAGGGCCGGTGCCAGACGCTGGACTACCAGTGCAAGCAGCTCTTCGGCCAAA GTGCAGTAAAATCCAATGATAAATGCTTCAGCCACGTGAACACACAAGGCACCAAGTTCGGAAACTGCGGCTACTCCGGGTCCAAAATAACCGCGTGTTCTGTGGC GAACTCCATGTGTGGGAAGATCCAGTGCACAAATTTCGAGTCGAATTACCCCCTTCCTGGAGCAGTCATCAGCGTTGAGAACATAGAATCAGGGATCTCGTGTAGTAACGTCGACTTCAACCTGGGACCAGACGTTCTGGACCCGGGGTACGTCAAAACAGGGACCGTCTGTGCTGCAGGGAAA GTCTGCATGAACTTCCAGTGCGTGAATTCATCAGTGATGACACAGGGGCAGAAGTGTAAAGCTTCAAGAGACTGCAACGGCAACGGG GTGTGTAACGATAAGGGACACTGTCACTGTAACTACAACTGGGCTCCCCCTTACTGCGACAAACGGGGCATGGGAGGCAGTGTAGATAGCGGACCTGCTCAaatag ATTACTCGCTGAGGAACGGCCTGCTCATCTTCTTTCTGCTGGTGCTGCCCATTCTGCTGGTGTCTGGTCTTCTTAACTTTTTCAGACGGGACTTGCCAAAACGGTGCTTCAGGGCACGACGGTCCAGATGCCAGAG